Proteins encoded within one genomic window of Methanosarcina barkeri str. Wiesmoor:
- a CDS encoding sarcinarray family MAST domain-containing protein, translating to MKAGVLILGLLLLALVDIVSASSPYGSIDVYYNDKILPGKEIAKPVLKIGEPFNVGINLTVYQKCYVSVMLSEIGDNDFEIITGSTSKMKDYGTEILDENSTKMYEWTVRPTGNWAGGSIPINLVYQINDFETVESLVEGKFTIAYCAISNEHYQGETPTSEQPASKNQPTSKKPASDNSSSSASAPAYSLVTAISALVLVFLRLSRQ from the coding sequence ATGAAAGCTGGAGTTCTAATTTTAGGGTTGCTTTTACTGGCGCTTGTTGACATTGTTTCTGCATCTTCTCCCTACGGCTCAATTGACGTTTATTATAATGATAAAATACTACCTGGTAAAGAGATTGCAAAACCAGTTTTGAAGATTGGGGAGCCATTTAACGTTGGTATTAATCTCACAGTTTACCAAAAATGTTACGTCTCCGTAATGTTGTCTGAAATTGGAGACAATGACTTTGAGATTATTACTGGTTCGACTTCTAAAATGAAAGATTATGGAACTGAAATTCTGGATGAAAACTCTACTAAAATGTATGAGTGGACTGTTAGACCCACTGGTAACTGGGCAGGTGGATCTATACCAATTAACTTAGTATATCAAATAAATGACTTTGAGACAGTAGAGAGTTTAGTAGAAGGAAAATTTACCATCGCCTACTGCGCAATCTCCAACGAACATTACCAAGGCGAAACTCCTACTTCTGAGCAGCCTGCTTCCAAAAATCAACCCACTTCAAAAAAGCCAGCTTCAGATAATTCATCTTCATCAGCATCTGCACCAGCTTACAGTTTAGTAACTGCGATTTCTGCACTTGTGCTTGTATTCCTCAGATTATCTCGACAGTAA
- a CDS encoding sarcinarray family MAST domain-containing protein encodes MKAGVLILGFLLLSLVDIVSASSPYGSIDVYYNDKILPGKEVAKPVLKIGEPFKVKIVIILNQKSRLFIEVDSIGSESPYEVIEGPSKFAEKKHFESLDPGIYTFEWVLKPTKESADWSMPLNFWYQVHEEGEDEPAVKGEFTVAYPHVSNEYYEGETPTSEQPETENQHTSKKPALENSPSPASAPAFSLVTAISALMLVFFRLSRQ; translated from the coding sequence ATGAAAGCTGGAGTTCTAATTTTAGGGTTTCTTTTACTGTCGCTTGTTGACATTGTTTCTGCATCTTCTCCCTACGGCTCAATTGACGTTTATTATAATGATAAAATACTACCTGGAAAAGAAGTTGCAAAACCAGTTTTGAAGATTGGGGAGCCATTTAAGGTAAAGATAGTTATAATACTAAATCAAAAATCAAGATTATTTATTGAAGTTGATAGTATTGGATCTGAATCTCCTTATGAGGTAATTGAAGGTCCTTCTAAATTTGCTGAAAAGAAACACTTTGAATCCTTAGATCCGGGAATATATACTTTTGAATGGGTTTTGAAGCCTACCAAAGAATCAGCAGATTGGTCTATGCCCCTAAACTTCTGGTACCAGGTACACGAAGAGGGAGAAGATGAGCCTGCTGTAAAAGGAGAATTTACAGTTGCGTACCCTCATGTTTCCAACGAATACTACGAAGGCGAAACTCCTACTTCTGAGCAACCTGAAACCGAAAATCAACACACTTCAAAAAAGCCAGCTTTAGAAAATTCACCTTCACCAGCATCTGCACCAGCTTTTAGTTTAGTAACTGCAATTTCGGCACTTATGCTTGTATTCTTCAGATTATCTCGCCAGTAA
- a CDS encoding sarcinarray family MAST domain-containing protein has product MKAGVLILGLLLLSLVDIVSASSPYGSIDVYYNDKILLGKEVAKPTLKIGEPFKVKVEMTLNQTSTLFVQVCSLGGNFFEVIDGPSEFEKTKYIKSLDSGKYTFEWTIVPTDEWAGGSIPLNFWYQINLPEEDEPAIKGEFTIAYCTISNEYYEGETPTSEQPETENQSISGQPSSENSPSPASAPDFNLLTAISALVLVFLRISRQ; this is encoded by the coding sequence ATGAAAGCTGGAGTTCTAATTTTAGGGTTGCTTTTACTGTCGCTTGTTGACATTGTTTCTGCATCTTCTCCCTACGGCTCAATTGATGTTTATTATAATGATAAAATACTACTTGGAAAAGAGGTTGCAAAACCTACACTTAAAATTGGAGAGCCTTTCAAAGTAAAAGTAGAGATGACATTAAATCAAACCAGTACTTTGTTTGTGCAAGTTTGCAGTTTAGGTGGAAATTTTTTTGAAGTTATAGATGGTCCATCAGAATTTGAAAAAACAAAATACATTAAGTCTTTAGATTCTGGTAAATATACTTTTGAATGGACGATTGTACCTACAGATGAATGGGCTGGAGGTTCTATTCCATTAAACTTTTGGTATCAGATTAACCTTCCTGAAGAAGACGAACCTGCTATAAAAGGAGAATTCACCATCGCCTACTGCACAATCTCCAACGAATACTACGAAGGCGAAACTCCTACTTCTGAGCAACCTGAAACCGAAAATCAATCAATTTCTGGGCAGCCATCTTCAGAAAATTCACCTTCACCAGCATCTGCACCAGATTTCAATTTATTAACTGCAATTTCGGCACTTGTGCTTGTATTTCTCAGAATCTCTCGCCAGTAA
- a CDS encoding COR domain-containing protein yields MTREKVMKLIKEAYEKNLIVLYLDNYNLAEVPPEIGRLENLKELDLYDNDLTELTPKIKELKNLNELNLSRNHLTLLPPEIGELGKLTKLYLFYNQLIKLPPEIRKLKNLTEIDLTGNQLTLLPSEIGELGKLTKFSLYHNKLAQLPPEIGKLENLEELDISNNQLTQLPPEIGKLRNLVKLSLCHNNLEELPPEISELTKLKQLDISYNPLLSPPPEIVSRGMDAILTYLKQTKTTENNEAKLILVGNGEVGKTCLINRLITGKFVEDKITEGINISKWVIPAPDSGNSKIKLNIWDFGGQEIYHATHQFFLTKRSVYILVWNTRKTKDYDHIYYWLHTIEAFGEDSPIILVMSKMNESNDDLNLKDLRIKFPQIVDYVKIDSYDGKGIKGLTDIICETAWSLPLMRTKWVDSWFEVRQELEELGKNWISYEKFYETCKSKGLDDKNIIVLDEYLNDLGVTLHFKDRIALKDIVILKPEWATNAFYKILSTKFVFDNEGILMQSELNRIWDIETYPSSVYSQLMELMNKFELAYELPDRSGYLIAELLPKNEPDFMWNEKENLYFYYCYNYFLPSSIITRFIVRMHKEIEKKENDMPLCWREGVVLNLQNSRALIKMKPDEKEIEIKITGNNKRGALGAICNELDQINASIKKISVRTEIPCNCSQNCPWRFPYEKLLNAEINNVETLQCLESFKSISVSSLLAGYNRIDERLDEYKNNDPLRQIVQNFVVSPNFMMKSETNPIIKVEQKTDVRTSVNVNLEIDLPQIQTDFDNLKEEIENLDPKLESELDKIQDSLDEVSASSEKETLKKPLNKIYRLLTKLSDPDSNYNKAITGTLKGIEYAQKLGRTYNKFAPWLAMPQVPDLFLGNKNLSEKSVMHVEKPR; encoded by the coding sequence ATGACGAGAGAAAAGGTGATGAAACTTATTAAAGAAGCTTATGAAAAAAACCTTATAGTGCTTTATCTAGATAATTACAATCTAGCTGAAGTACCACCAGAAATTGGAAGACTTGAGAACCTTAAAGAACTTGATTTATATGATAACGACCTGACTGAACTTACACCGAAAATTAAAGAACTAAAAAACCTTAACGAACTCAACTTATCTAGGAATCATTTAACACTACTGCCACCAGAAATTGGAGAACTTGGAAAACTCACAAAACTTTACTTATTCTATAACCAGCTTATAAAGTTGCCACCAGAAATCAGAAAACTTAAAAATCTTACAGAAATTGACTTAACTGGGAATCAGTTGACGTTACTACCATCTGAGATTGGAGAACTTGGGAAACTCACAAAATTCTCCTTGTATCATAACAAACTAGCACAGCTACCACCAGAAATTGGGAAACTTGAGAACCTTGAAGAACTTGATATTTCTAATAATCAGCTGACTCAACTACCACCAGAAATTGGGAAACTCAGAAATCTAGTGAAACTTTCTTTGTGCCATAACAATCTAGAAGAGCTACCACCAGAAATTAGTGAACTTACAAAACTCAAACAACTTGACATCTCTTATAACCCTTTACTCTCACCTCCACCTGAAATCGTTTCAAGAGGAATGGATGCAATTTTAACTTATCTGAAACAAACGAAAACTACAGAAAATAATGAGGCAAAGCTAATATTGGTTGGTAATGGAGAGGTTGGAAAAACATGTTTAATTAATAGGTTAATTACTGGTAAATTTGTGGAAGATAAGATCACCGAAGGAATAAACATATCAAAATGGGTAATTCCTGCTCCAGATTCAGGAAACAGTAAGATCAAGCTAAACATCTGGGACTTCGGAGGGCAGGAAATCTATCATGCCACTCATCAGTTCTTTCTGACAAAACGGTCAGTCTATATACTTGTGTGGAACACACGAAAAACAAAAGATTATGACCATATATATTACTGGTTGCATACAATTGAAGCCTTTGGAGAAGATAGCCCAATAATTCTTGTAATGAGTAAGATGAATGAAAGTAATGATGATCTTAACCTTAAAGATTTAAGAATTAAGTTTCCTCAGATTGTCGATTATGTAAAGATTGACAGTTATGATGGTAAAGGAATCAAAGGATTAACGGACATTATCTGTGAAACTGCCTGGAGTCTACCTTTGATGAGGACTAAATGGGTGGACTCATGGTTTGAAGTAAGACAAGAATTAGAAGAGCTTGGTAAAAATTGGATTAGTTATGAGAAATTTTATGAAACATGTAAATCCAAGGGTTTAGATGACAAGAATATAATTGTATTAGATGAATATTTGAATGACTTGGGAGTAACTCTCCATTTTAAAGATAGGATCGCCCTAAAGGATATCGTGATTTTAAAACCTGAATGGGCTACAAATGCATTTTACAAAATATTGTCTACGAAATTTGTCTTTGATAATGAAGGTATACTAATGCAGAGTGAATTAAACCGGATATGGGACATTGAAACGTATCCGTCTTCTGTTTACTCTCAACTTATGGAATTAATGAACAAATTTGAACTTGCATATGAACTTCCAGATAGAAGTGGCTATCTTATTGCAGAGCTTTTACCTAAAAATGAACCCGATTTTATGTGGAATGAGAAAGAGAACCTTTACTTCTATTATTGTTATAATTACTTTTTACCTTCCAGCATAATCACCCGCTTTATAGTTCGCATGCATAAGGAAATAGAGAAAAAAGAAAATGATATGCCTTTATGTTGGAGAGAAGGAGTGGTATTAAACCTCCAGAATTCGCGTGCTCTTATAAAGATGAAACCTGATGAAAAAGAAATAGAGATAAAAATAACAGGTAACAATAAAAGAGGCGCTCTTGGAGCAATCTGTAATGAACTGGATCAGATAAATGCTTCTATAAAAAAAATAAGTGTCCGTACAGAAATTCCTTGTAACTGTTCACAAAATTGCCCATGGAGATTTCCCTATGAGAAATTGCTAAATGCTGAAATTAACAATGTTGAAACTCTTCAATGTCTTGAGAGCTTCAAATCCATATCAGTTTCTTCTTTACTAGCTGGTTACAATAGAATAGACGAAAGACTTGATGAATATAAAAATAACGACCCCTTAAGACAAATTGTGCAGAATTTTGTAGTAAGCCCAAATTTTATGATGAAATCTGAAACTAATCCGATAATAAAAGTCGAACAAAAAACAGATGTTAGAACAAGTGTTAATGTGAATTTAGAAATAGATTTGCCACAGATTCAAACAGACTTTGATAACTTAAAAGAGGAAATTGAAAATTTGGATCCAAAACTTGAAAGTGAATTGGATAAAATTCAAGATAGTTTAGACGAAGTAAGTGCCAGTAGCGAAAAAGAAACATTGAAAAAACCTCTTAATAAGATATATAGACTATTGACTAAGTTGAGTGACCCTGATTCAAACTATAATAAAGCGATAACAGGAACTCTAAAAGGAATAGAGTATGCACAAAAACTTGGCAGAACTTATAACAAATTTGCCCCGTGGCTTGCAATGCCTCAAGTTCCAGATTTATTCCTTGGAAATAAGAACCTATCCGAAAAGTCAGTAATGCATGTTGAAAAGCCACGATAA
- a CDS encoding sarcinarray family MAST domain-containing protein has product MRAKLILIGAFCIVLLTGNVAADSPYGKMDVYYNNKLLPGTEVAKPVLKIGEPFTVGINLTVSQKSEVSVELSEIGEGYFEIINGSTSKTNVYRADVMEENSSILYQWTIKPTEKWAGGSMPIDIVYQINDFNTGDILVNSGFTVAYCTISNEHYQGETPTSEQPASENQPISGQPASENSSLPASAPAFSLVTAISALVLVFLKLSRR; this is encoded by the coding sequence ATGAGAGCAAAACTGATTCTAATTGGAGCATTTTGTATAGTTTTATTAACAGGAAACGTAGCTGCAGATAGTCCATATGGCAAAATGGATGTATATTACAATAATAAACTTCTTCCAGGTACTGAAGTTGCAAAGCCGGTTCTAAAGATTGGAGAACCTTTTACTGTCGGTATAAACCTTACCGTTTCTCAAAAGTCAGAGGTGTCTGTAGAGTTAAGTGAGATCGGAGAAGGTTATTTTGAAATTATAAATGGTTCAACTTCAAAAACGAATGTATATCGGGCTGATGTAATGGAAGAAAACTCCAGTATTCTCTATCAATGGACAATTAAGCCTACTGAAAAGTGGGCTGGAGGCTCTATGCCAATTGACATTGTTTATCAGATAAACGATTTTAATACAGGAGATATTTTGGTAAACAGTGGTTTTACAGTTGCCTACTGCACAATCTCCAACGAACACTACCAAGGCGAAACTCCTACTTCTGAGCAACCTGCATCCGAAAATCAACCAATTTCTGGGCAGCCAGCTTCAGAAAATTCATCTTTACCAGCGTCTGCACCAGCTTTTAGTTTAGTAACTGCAATTTCGGCACTTGTGCTTGTATTCCTCAAACTCTCTCGCCGGTAA
- a CDS encoding sarcinarray family MAST domain-containing protein: protein MRVKLILIGAFCIVLLTGNVAADSPYGKMDVYYNNKLLPGTEVAKPVLKIGEPFTVGINLTVSQKSEVSVELSEIGEGYFEIINGSTSKTNVYRADVMEENSSILYQWTIKPTEKWAGGSMPIDIVYQINDFKTGDILVNSGFTVAYCTISNEHYKGETPTSEQPASENQPISGQPASENSSPSASAPAFSLITAISALVLVFLRLSRQ, encoded by the coding sequence ATGAGAGTAAAACTGATTCTAATTGGAGCATTTTGTATAGTTTTATTAACAGGAAACGTAGCTGCAGATAGTCCATATGGCAAAATGGATGTATATTACAATAATAAACTTCTTCCAGGTACTGAAGTTGCAAAGCCGGTTCTAAAGATTGGAGAACCTTTTACTGTCGGTATAAACCTTACCGTTTCTCAAAAGTCAGAGGTGTCTGTAGAGTTAAGTGAAATCGGAGAAGGTTATTTTGAAATTATAAATGGTTCAACTTCAAAAACGAATGTATATCGGGCTGATGTAATGGAAGAAAACTCCAGTATTCTCTATCAATGGACAATTAAGCCTACTGAAAAGTGGGCTGGAGGCTCTATGCCAATTGACATTGTTTATCAGATAAACGATTTTAAAACAGGAGATATTTTGGTAAACAGTGGCTTTACAGTTGCCTACTGCACAATCTCCAACGAACACTACAAAGGCGAAACTCCTACTTCTGAGCAACCTGCATCCGAAAATCAACCAATTTCTGGGCAGCCAGCTTCTGAAAATTCATCTCCATCAGCATCTGCACCAGCTTTCAGTTTAATAACTGCGATTTCGGCACTTGTGCTTGTATTCCTCAGATTGTCTCGACAGTAA
- a CDS encoding sarcinarray family MAST domain-containing protein, whose translation MKFRIFILGMVLLLLTNIVSAGSQYGTIDVYYNDQLLPGKEVVKPTLKIGEPFKVKIDLTLNQTSILFVKICSLRVGTPYEVITGPSEFDKKLYFESLDPGTYTYEWILKPTGEWEGGTMPVNIWYQIHNVGEDKPLVQGEFTVAYPYISNEHYQGETPTFEQSESENQPTSKKPTSENSSSPASSPAFSLVTAISALVLVFLILSRQ comes from the coding sequence ATGAAATTTAGAATTTTTATACTTGGAATGGTACTTCTTTTGTTGACAAATATCGTTTCAGCAGGTTCTCAATATGGTACTATAGATGTTTACTATAATGATCAGCTTTTACCGGGAAAAGAAGTAGTTAAACCTACACTGAAAATAGGAGAACCGTTTAAAGTAAAAATTGATTTAACATTGAACCAGACATCGATATTATTTGTAAAAATTTGCAGTTTAAGAGTGGGAACACCTTATGAAGTTATAACTGGTCCTTCAGAGTTTGATAAAAAGTTATATTTTGAATCCTTAGATCCTGGAACATATACTTACGAATGGATACTAAAACCAACTGGAGAATGGGAAGGTGGAACAATGCCTGTGAATATTTGGTATCAAATACATAATGTCGGTGAAGATAAACCTCTGGTTCAAGGTGAATTCACAGTAGCTTATCCCTATATCTCCAACGAACATTACCAAGGCGAAACTCCTACTTTTGAGCAGTCTGAGTCCGAAAACCAACCCACTTCAAAAAAGCCAACTTCAGAAAATTCATCTTCACCAGCATCTTCACCAGCTTTTAGTTTAGTAACTGCAATTTCGGCACTTGTGCTTGTATTCCTCATATTATCTCGACAGTAA
- a CDS encoding sarcinarray family MAST domain-containing protein: MKMRWVCSLVIFLLIIPSTTLAESQYGSMDVYYNDKLLPGKETAKPTLKIEESFKVKINLTVYQKSDVYVSLSCMEKDSFKIIKGPTSRIEEYSKPDILEANSSKEYEWTVEPTEKWSGGSLPLDIYYTILAHGDSEPLINSGFTVAYCTISNEHYQGETPTSEQPETENQPISGQPSSENSSSPASAPAFSLVTAISALMLVFFSFSRQ; this comes from the coding sequence ATGAAAATGAGATGGGTATGTTCTTTGGTTATATTTTTGTTAATTATTCCAAGCACCACACTTGCAGAATCTCAATATGGTTCAATGGATGTATATTATAATGACAAACTTTTACCTGGAAAAGAAACGGCTAAGCCTACTTTAAAAATTGAAGAGTCATTTAAAGTAAAAATTAATCTGACAGTATATCAAAAAAGTGATGTTTATGTCTCTTTATCGTGCATGGAAAAAGATTCATTCAAAATTATAAAAGGTCCAACATCAAGAATCGAAGAATACTCCAAACCAGACATCTTAGAAGCAAATTCTTCTAAAGAATACGAATGGACTGTTGAACCTACTGAAAAGTGGAGTGGTGGATCATTGCCTCTAGATATATATTATACAATTCTTGCTCATGGTGACTCTGAACCTCTTATCAATAGCGGTTTTACAGTCGCCTACTGCACAATCTCCAACGAACATTACCAAGGCGAAACTCCTACATCTGAGCAACCTGAAACCGAAAATCAACCAATTTCTGGGCAGCCATCTTCAGAAAATTCATCTTCGCCAGCATCTGCACCAGCTTTCAGTTTAGTAACTGCAATTTCGGCACTTATGCTTGTATTCTTCAGCTTCTCTCGCCAGTAA
- a CDS encoding sarcinarray family MAST domain-containing protein, translated as MKIKLILIGIFCIILLTESVAADSPYGKIDVYYNDELLPGKEIAKPVIKIGEPFTVGINLTVYQKSEVALKLSEIGDGYFLIVNGPTSKMNKYRADVIEKNSSLMYKWTVTPTEKWAGGSIPIDIVYQIDDFETGDRLVNGGFTVAYCTISNEYYEGETPTSEQSASENQPISGQSASENSSSPASAPAFSLVTAVLALVLVFLRLSRQ; from the coding sequence ATGAAAATAAAATTGATTCTTATTGGGATATTTTGTATTATTTTGTTAACAGAAAGTGTAGCTGCGGATAGTCCGTATGGCAAAATTGATGTTTACTATAATGATGAGCTTTTACCTGGGAAAGAAATAGCAAAACCGGTTATAAAAATTGGAGAGCCTTTTACTGTTGGTATAAATTTAACTGTTTACCAAAAATCAGAAGTGGCTTTAAAGTTAAGTGAAATTGGGGACGGGTATTTTTTAATTGTAAATGGTCCAACTTCAAAAATGAATAAATATAGGGCAGATGTAATTGAGAAAAATTCTTCTTTAATGTATAAATGGACAGTAACTCCTACTGAAAAGTGGGCTGGCGGCTCTATACCAATTGACATTGTATATCAAATAGATGATTTTGAAACGGGTGATAGACTCGTTAATGGCGGCTTTACAGTTGCTTACTGCACAATCTCCAACGAATACTACGAAGGCGAAACTCCTACTTCTGAGCAGTCTGCATCCGAAAATCAACCAATTTCTGGGCAGTCAGCCTCAGAAAATTCCTCTTCACCAGCGTCTGCACCAGCTTTCAGTTTAGTAACTGCGGTTTTGGCACTTGTGCTTGTATTCCTCAGATTATCTCGACAGTAA
- a CDS encoding sarcinarray family MAST domain-containing protein, translating into MKAGVLILGLLLLSLVDIVSASSPYGSIDVYYNDKLLPGAEVAKPLLKIGEPFNLKVNMTVYQEYKVSGQLTELGEGYFEVVDGPSKMNRYSSTILKANESHVFEWTVVPTDKWAGGSLPINFHYSIVEKGNPEPVVNSEFTTAYCTISYEHYQGETPTFEQFESENQPTSKKPASVNSSSPASAPAFSLVTAISALVPVFFRLSRQ; encoded by the coding sequence ATGAAAGCTGGAGTTCTAATTTTAGGGTTGCTTTTACTGTCGCTTGTTGACATTGTTTCTGCATCTTCTCCCTACGGCTCAATTGATGTTTATTATAATGATAAGCTTCTTCCAGGCGCAGAAGTGGCAAAACCTCTCTTAAAGATTGGAGAGCCATTTAATCTCAAAGTAAACATGACTGTTTATCAAGAATACAAAGTATCTGGTCAACTCACCGAACTAGGGGAAGGTTATTTTGAGGTTGTAGATGGACCTTCAAAAATGAATCGATACTCAAGTACAATTTTGAAAGCAAATGAATCTCATGTTTTTGAATGGACAGTAGTACCAACAGATAAATGGGCTGGTGGATCGCTTCCTATCAATTTTCACTATTCAATAGTAGAAAAAGGCAATCCTGAACCCGTAGTAAACAGTGAATTCACCACCGCCTACTGCACAATCTCCTACGAACACTACCAAGGCGAAACTCCGACTTTTGAGCAGTTTGAGTCCGAAAACCAACCCACTTCAAAAAAGCCAGCTTCAGTAAATTCATCTTCACCAGCGTCTGCGCCAGCTTTCAGTTTAGTAACTGCGATTTCGGCACTTGTGCCTGTATTCTTCAGATTATCTCGCCAGTAA